From the genome of Impatiens glandulifera chromosome 9, dImpGla2.1, whole genome shotgun sequence, one region includes:
- the LOC124915875 gene encoding uncharacterized protein LOC124915875 has protein sequence MARDEATKQERWEGTVRSKIEGVSKDRVWPFLANFFHWQTIFLAIESSIGVKGISGNIGCVRNVTLKPEASLGWEGKYSRWGLEKLVEIDHTRKWMRYEVLDNTYGWNNYEATITLASLEGKTINGSEFIWSFSLDPVEDGRSLETMIKDYKANLASASARVKQLCGVSK, from the coding sequence ATGGCAAGGGATGAAGCAACTAAACAAGAGAGATGGGAAGGCACAGTGAGATCCAAAATAGAAGGGGTCAGTAAGGATCGTGTATGGCCTTTTCTAGCAAACTTCTTCCATTGGCAAACAATCTTCCTTGCCATCGAGAGTTCTATAGGAGTCAAGGGCATTTCAGGAAATATAGGTTGTGTGAGGAATGTTACCCTAAAACCTGAAGCAAGCCTTGGTTGGGAGGGTAAATATAGTCGATGGGGTTTAGAAAAGCTTGTGGAGATAGATCATACTCGCAAATGGATGAGGTACGAGGTTCTTGATAATACCTATGGGTGGAATAATTACGAGGCTACAATAACTCTTGCATCCCTTGAAGGGAAGACCATTAATGGTTCTGAATTTATTTGGTCGTTTTCTCTTGACCCCGTAGAAGATGGAAGGTCATTAGAAACTATGATTAAGGATTATAAAGCAAACCTTGCATCTGCTTCTGCGCGGGTGAAGCAATTGTGCGGGGTTTCAAAATGA